The Sebastes fasciatus isolate fSebFas1 chromosome 13, fSebFas1.pri, whole genome shotgun sequence genome includes a region encoding these proteins:
- the LOC141780308 gene encoding casein kinase I, which yields MELRVGNKYRLGRKIGSGSFGDIYLGANIATGEEVAIKLECVKTKHPQLHIESKFYKMMQGGVGIPSIKWCGAEGDYNVMVMELLGPSLEDLFNFCSRKFSLKTVLLLADQMISRIEYIHSKNFIHRDVKPDNFLMGLGKKGNLVYIIDFGLAKKYRDARTHQHIPYRENKNLTGTARYASINTHLGIEQSRRDDLESLGYVLMYFNLGSLPWQGLKAATKRQKYERISEKKMSTPIEVLCKGYPSEFATYLNFCRSLRFDDKPDYSYLRQLFRNLFHRQGFSYDYVFDWNMLKFGASRTAEDGERERRPGDERDERIVGAPRVSASRGLPPGPIPAAANRVRNGPEQAISNPASRVQQSGNTSPRAISRAERERKVSMRLHRGAPANVSSSDLTARHDQSRISTSQVSVPFEHLGK from the exons ATGGAGCTGAGAGTGGGGAACAAGTACCGGCTGGGGCGAAAGATAGGGAGTGGCTCCTTTGGCGACATTTACCTTG GTGCTAACATTGCCACCGGTGAGGAGGTAGCCATCAAGCTGGAATGTGTGAAGACCAAACACCCACAGTTGCACATCGAAAGCAAGTTCTACAAGATGATGCAAGGAGGAG TGGGTATCCCATCGATAAAGTGGTGCGGTGCAGAGGGAGACTACAACGTGATGGTCATGGAGCTGCTGGGTCCCAGTCTGGAGGACCTTTTCAACTTTTGCTCCCGGAAGTTCAGCCTAAAGACTGTCCTGCTTTTGGCAGACCAGATG ATCAGTCGCATTGAGTACATCCACTCCAAGAATTTCATCCATCGGGATGTTAAGCCTGACAACTTCCTAATGGGGCTCGGCAAGAAGGGTAACCTGGTGTACATCATCGACTTTGGCCTGGCCAAAAAGTACCGCGATGCCCGCACACACCAGCACATCCCGTACAGGGAGAACAAGAACCTGACCGGCACCGCGCGATACGCCTCCATCAACACACATCTCGGAATTG AGCAGTCCAGACGTGACGACCTGGAGTCTCTCGGCTACGTCCTCATGTACTTCAACCTGGGCTCCCTCCCCTGGCAGGGCCTCAAGGCCGCTACCAAGAGACAGAAGTATGAGCGAATCAGCGAGAAGAAAATGTCCACACCCATCGAGGTTCTTTGCAAAGGATACCCTT CTGAGTTCGCCACATACCTGAACTTTTGCCGCTCACTCCGTTTTGACGACAAGCCAGACTACTCTTACCTACGACAGCTCTTCAGGAATCTGTTCCACCGTCAGGGTTTCTCCTACGACTATGTCTTTGACTGGAACATGCTCAAATTT GGTGCCAGTCGGACAGCTGAGGATGGCGAACGGGAGAGGAGGCCGGGAGATGAGCGGGATGAGCGGATCGTAGGAGCCCCGAGGGTTTCTGCATCGCGGGGCCTCCCACCAGGTCCCATCCCTGCGGCTGCCAACCGAGTCAGGAACGGGCCAGAGCAGGCCATCTCTAACCCTGCCTCACGGGTCCAGCAGTCTG GGAACACGTCGCCCCGTGCGATTTCTcgtgcagagagggagaggaaggtgaGCATGAGGCTCCACCGCGGGGCTCCTGCCAACGTATCGTCCTCTGACCTCACAGCCCGTCACGACCAATCCAGAATTTCCACATCACAG GTCAGCGTGCCATTTGAGCACTTGGGGAAGTAG